A region of the Sphingobium yanoikuyae genome:
GTGGCTGACTGTTGTTTTGGCACCACTTTTACTGAGCAATCTCAACAATAGGCGGCGCTCGCCTCAATCTGGGTGGTCGCGCCTAGCAAGAATGCCATTGCACCCTTGACATAGTTACCTTAGTTGGAGAGGTGAATGGTGCAGCCGTAGCGTACACAAGGAACGAGCATGAACTTCGACCTGTCCGACGAACAAAAAATGCTCGCGGAGCAGGCGCGCGGGCTGTTGGGCGAGCGATCGTCGTCCGACCGTTTGCGCGAACTGATCGACGCCAGGGCTGAATGGGACGAGTCGCTATGGCGCGAGATCGCCGACATGGGTTTTCTGGGCGTGACTCTGCCGGAAGAATTTGGCGGTCTGGGCATGACCGAACTCGATCTCGGCGTCATCAGCGAAGAACTCGGTCGCGCCAACACCGCACTCCCCTTCTTCTCCTCGATCATTCTGGCCGCCGACGCTATCAACTTGGCGGGATCGGATGCTCAAAAGGCGCATTGGCTACCGAAATTGGCGAGCGGAGAGGCGATCGGGACCTTTGCCTATGCCGAAGGGGCAGCCGGCTGGACTGGCGAGGCGCTCAAGACTCGGGTCGACGGCGCGGCGCTCTCCGGGCAGAAGACGCCCGTCGCCGATGGCGGCATCGCTACCGTGGCTGTCGTTCTCGCGAGGGTGGCGGACAAGCCCGCTCTTGCGCTTGTCGACCTGGCCCAATCGGGCGTTACGCGGAGCCGGCTCAACAGCTTCGATCAGTTGCGTGCCCATTACGCGATCCAATTCGATGCCGCCGCGGCGGAGTTGCTGGAGTCGGCGCCGACGGAGCGAGTACTTGACCAGTTGTTCGACCGTGCCGCCGTACAGGCCGCATTCGAAGCAGTGGGTGGAGCTGACGCCTGCCTGCTGATGGCGCGGGATTATGCGATGGATCGACAGATATTCGGCCGCCCTTTGTCCAGCTATCAGGCCATCAAGCACAAACTCGCCAACATCGCCGTCGCCGTCGAACTGGCGCGTTCCAACGCCTATTTCGGAGCCTGGGCTGCGCTTAATGATCCCGACGCGTTGCCCGTCGCCGCCGCCTCGGCCCGGCTGACCGCCATCGATGCATTCGAGAATGCAGCGCGGGAGAATATCCAGGTCCATGGCGGCATCGGCTACACATTCGAGGCCAACTGCCATTTCTATTATCGGCGCGAGCGGACGCTGGCGCTCAGCCTGGGCGGGCGCGAACCTTGGGCCGACCGGCTCATCCAGCATCTTCCCGGATCGCAGTTCAAGGCGGAGACGGTTTAATGGATTTCAACGACACGCCAGAAGAGGCCGCCTTTCGCAAGGAGGCGCGCGAGTGGCTGGCCGCCCATGCCCCGGCCTTTGAAAAGCCCGAGGGCATATCGGAAGCCGAGGAGGTTGCGCTCGGCAAAGCCTGGCAAAAACGGCTTTCCGAAGGCGGCTATGCTGGCATCCTGCTGCCCAAAAAATATGGCGGTCGTGGGGCGACCATCGCGGAAGCTACGGTCTTCGGCGAGGAGGAAAATAATTACCACCTCGCCAAGGAGGCCTATATCGGCATAGGCTTGGGGATGGCGCTGCCGGTGATCTTCAAGCATGGCACGCCCGAACAGATCGAAAAATTCGCTGGCCCAACCCTGCGGGGGGAAATGACTTGGTGCCAACTCTTTTCGGAGCCATCGGCCGGCTCGGACCTCGCGGCCGTGCGGACGCGTGCGATCAAGGATGGCAGCGACTATATCGTCAACGGACAGAAAGTGTGGTCGAGCTGGGCGCATCATTCGGATTGGGGCATATTGATCGTCCGCACTGATCCGACACTGCCCAAGCACAAAGGCTTGACCTTCTTCGTCGTCGATATGAAGACCCCAGGTATCGACGTCCGTCCGATCCGCCAGATTTCCGGCGCGAGCGATTTCAACGAAACCTTCCTGACCGATGTCCGCATTCCCGAATCCTGCCGGATCGGTGCCGAAGGTGAAGGCTGGGCGTGCGCCATGACGGTGTTGATGGGCGAGCGCCTGAACCAGGGAAGCGAAGGCAAGGGCGGTGGCATCGGAGCGCTCATCCGCTACGCGGCGGATACCCCGCGCAATGGCGGCAGCGCGCTGGATTCCGCCGCAATCCGCACGGCGCTCGCCTCGGCCTATGCGGAAGAGCAGGCGGAACGCTATTTCCAGGCCCGGTTGCGCACCATGGTGTCGCGCGGTGAAAATCCTGGCGCCCTCGCGTCGATGGTGAAGCTCGCCTACACCAACCGCTATCAGAAGGCGTCAGGCCTGGCGCTCGAAATGCGGGGGCCCGCCGGCCTCATAGCCGAAGAAGGCAGCGAAACTGCACACATTCAGGATGATTATATCTGGTCGACGGCGCTGCGAGTCGCTGGCGGTGCGGACGAAGTGCTGCGCAACCAGATTGCCGAGCGGGTTCTGGGAATGCCAGGTGAGATGCGAGCGGACAAGAATGTGCCCTTCGATCAACTGTAGGAGCAGTCGTGGGCGGCTGGCGCTGCATTCTTGTGCCGCCGTGCCTTCCTATGTTACCTAGTTATATACGAAAAGCGGGCGTCATTGGAACGTGAGTCCGCGACCGTAATTCCGGGGGTTTGCAATGTCCGTTTTTTCCGACCTGTTGAACGGCGTATTGACGATCGATCCGTCGGCCGAGGTCATCGACTACCAAGGCAGATGGTATAGCTGGCGGCAACTGGGCGATACCATTGCTGAGATCCGGACCCTGCTGGCCACGCTTGGTCTGGGAAAGGACGCTCGCGTCGGCGTTATGGTGAAGAACCGGCCATCTCCCTTCGCAGCGGTTCTGACTGCCGTGGCCGATGGCATGACGATGGTTTCGATCAATCCGCTGCTGCCCGACGATCGGCTGGTGAAGGATCTGGAAGGTCTGGACCTGCCCGTTGTCATCGCCGAGCAAGCGGATCTGGATCGCCCGGGCATATTGGAGGTGCTCAAGGCTGCCGGTACCGCTGTGATCGAGCTGCCGGGCATATTGGGAGGCGCACGCTTCCGCCCCGGTTTTGAGCGATTCAGCGACCAGGTGAAAGAGACTGAGCCGGGCATCATCGTCGAGATGCTGACGAGCGGCACGACAGGGAAACCCAAGCGCATACCGTTGCAGCGAGCCGCGTTCGACAAGAGTTTCGAAGGCGCGCTCAGTTACGAAAAGGATCGCAAGCCGGGTGAAGCGGCCAAATTGCGGCCCGGCACCACAATATTGTCTAATCCGAT
Encoded here:
- a CDS encoding acyl-CoA dehydrogenase family protein; translated protein: MDFNDTPEEAAFRKEAREWLAAHAPAFEKPEGISEAEEVALGKAWQKRLSEGGYAGILLPKKYGGRGATIAEATVFGEEENNYHLAKEAYIGIGLGMALPVIFKHGTPEQIEKFAGPTLRGEMTWCQLFSEPSAGSDLAAVRTRAIKDGSDYIVNGQKVWSSWAHHSDWGILIVRTDPTLPKHKGLTFFVVDMKTPGIDVRPIRQISGASDFNETFLTDVRIPESCRIGAEGEGWACAMTVLMGERLNQGSEGKGGGIGALIRYAADTPRNGGSALDSAAIRTALASAYAEEQAERYFQARLRTMVSRGENPGALASMVKLAYTNRYQKASGLALEMRGPAGLIAEEGSETAHIQDDYIWSTALRVAGGADEVLRNQIAERVLGMPGEMRADKNVPFDQL
- a CDS encoding acyl-CoA dehydrogenase family protein, translated to MNFDLSDEQKMLAEQARGLLGERSSSDRLRELIDARAEWDESLWREIADMGFLGVTLPEEFGGLGMTELDLGVISEELGRANTALPFFSSIILAADAINLAGSDAQKAHWLPKLASGEAIGTFAYAEGAAGWTGEALKTRVDGAALSGQKTPVADGGIATVAVVLARVADKPALALVDLAQSGVTRSRLNSFDQLRAHYAIQFDAAAAELLESAPTERVLDQLFDRAAVQAAFEAVGGADACLLMARDYAMDRQIFGRPLSSYQAIKHKLANIAVAVELARSNAYFGAWAALNDPDALPVAAASARLTAIDAFENAARENIQVHGGIGYTFEANCHFYYRRERTLALSLGGREPWADRLIQHLPGSQFKAETV